The Urbifossiella limnaea nucleotide sequence AGTTCCCGCAACGATGATCGCGATGGCTGGCGCTTTGACCAGTCGTCGAGCATGGAGGACGGCCGCCGGAGTCGGGACAGGCTGAGCGGGGGGCGGTTTATCGAACTCGCCCGGCCGACCGCGTCGTGGCTCAGCGGCTGATGGGGACTCCGCCTCCTCCCGTGCGGCCCGCGCCTTCAGGTCGAGGTATTTGGCGTAGAGGGTGAGCAGCCCCGACAGTATTCCGATGAGCGTGCCGATTACTGCCAAGACACCCTTCAATGCTTCCATCAACTCGCTCCGTGAGCAACTTTCTGCGGCCGAACCAGTATTTTGCCTGATCGACGTTGCGCGTTATCCGTGACCGGCCGTGTCAGACTAACGCGCCACGCTACCGGCCACGCGCGGCTCGTGCAAGAGCTTTCCCGGACACGACTTCGGTTCCCGGCCGCGCCACACGACCGCGCCACGTAACACCCGCCCGTTCAGCCGATTCCCCAAACCGGTCCACCGACTCCGCCCCGTCGCCGGCCACACGTCCGGACGCGCCCGCCGCCGTGTGGCCGACCCGCGAAACGAAAACGCCCGGGGGCGGTGCCCCCGGGCGTTGTGTGATCCGCCCGCGCCTCACACCACGAGGCTCGTGAACGGCTTCGGCTTGTCCACGATCTGCACCGGCCGGCCGGTCGGCGTCTCGTTCTTCTTCGTGTGGTCGATCCCCGTCAGCTCGCACACCGTCGCCAGGAAGTCGGCCGTGCCCACCTTGCCGTCCTCCACCGTCGCGCCCTCGCGGTCGGTGCGGCCCACCACCCGGCCGCCGCGGAGGCCGCCGCCCCACATCGCCAGGCTCCACGCCCGCGGGTAGTGGTCGCGGCCCGGCACCGGCCCGCGGGTGTTGATGTTCGGCGTCCGCCCGAACTCGCCCATCCAGATCACCAGCGTGCTGTCCAGCAGGCCGCGCTCGCGGAGGTCGTCCAGCAGCGCCGACGTGGCGTTGTCCACCTGCGCCGACAGGTTCTTCACCCGGTTGAACACGTCGTTGTGCGTGTCCCAGCCGCCGAGCGTCACCTCCACGAACGGCACCCCGACCTCGACCAGCCGGCGGGCCATCAGCACGCCCTCGGCGAACTTGCCGGTGCCGTACTTCGCCTTGCCCGCGGCCGGCTCCTTCGACAGGTCGAACGCCTGCCCCTCGCGGGCCTGCATCAGCCGCACGGCGCGCTGGTACGTCGTCTGGTGGTCGGTCACGAGCGGGGCGCGGTACTCGCCGTGGAAGGCGCGCTCCATCTCGTCCAGCAGGCCCATCCGCCGGCCGAACTGCGACTCGCCCACGCTCGCCCGCAGGTCTTCGACGCCGCGGGCGGCGTCCTGCACCATCAGCGGCTGGTACCGCGGGCCGAGGAAGCCGGAGCCGTAGCTGCGGCCGCCGATCGACACGAACGCCGGCACCGGCGACTCGGGCCGGCCGAGCTCGGCGGCGGCGATGGCGCCGAGGCTCGGGTACACCAGCCCGCCCTGCCCCTCGCGGTAGCCGGTGTGCAGGTTGTACTTCGCCCGCGGGTGCGCCCCCTCCGGCGTGCTCATGCCGCGGACCAGCACGCCCTCGTGCATGTGCCGGGCGAGCTTCGGCAGGTGCTCGCTGATCTGCACGCCGGCGGCGCTCGTGGCCACCGGCTTGAACTCGCCGGCGCCGCGGCTCTCCGGCTTCAGGTCGAAGGTGTCCTTGTGGCTGGGGCCGCCGTCCATCCACAGCAGCACGACGGACCGGGCGCGGCGCGGGGCCGCGGCGGCGGCCGGCTGCGCCTGCGCGCGGGCGGCGAGCACGTCGAGCCAGCCGGACAGGCCGACGCCGCCGACGCCGAGGGCGGCGCACTGGGCGAACTGGCGGCGGGTGGATTGCGGCAGCATGGCGGAACCCAGGGTTGGGGGTTGGTTCGGGTCTTGGCGAACGGCCGGCGTCAGCCGGCAGGTGTTCGAGTCGGAGGCGATACCACCCGACGGCTGACGCCGCCGGTTCGCCTAGCGGATCATCGTGAATTCACTGCTGTTCAGGATCGCCCACAGCACGTCGCCGTAGCCCTCGGCCTGGGTGCCGGCGCCCTGCACGTAGTTCGTCAGGCGCGTCACCTCGGCGGGCGTGGGGCGGCGGGCCAGCGTCGCCAGGAACATCTTCTCCAGCACGGCCCGCGGCTCGTCCTTCGCGTTCGTCTGGTAGAGGCGCACGGCCTGCGGGTTGCCGGCCAGCTGGCGCGAGTTCATGAGCCGCAGCGCCTGCGGGATGCCGGCCTCGTACTCGGTCGGGGTGAAGGCGTCGGCCCCGGCGAGGAAGAAGTTCACGAACTGGTCGCGCGGGCCGCTCGGCTGCCCCTTCGCCATCGGGTTCTTGGCCTGCCGGGCGGCGACCTGCTGGCTCAGGCCGGTGGCCTGGGCCAGGCTGTCGAACAGCTGCTCGGGGCTCATCACCTTCACCGCCTGGTGGCTGAACAGCGCCTCGTCCTTGTCGTTGCCCGCGGCCGGCTTGCTGGTGCGGCCGTAGGCCTTGCTCAGCAGGATGCTCTTGTACAGGAACTTCACGTCGAACCCGTTGCGGCCGAAGTCGCGGGCCATCGCGTCCAGCAGCGCCGGGTGCGAGGCCGGGTTGTCGTCGTGCATGTCGTCGATCGGGTTCACGAACCCGCTGCCGAACAGCGCCGCCCACGTGCGGTTGACCATCGCCTTGGCGAAGAACGGGTTGTCCGGGGCGGTCATCCAGCGGGCCAGGATCGGGCGGGCGGGCTCGGTGGCGGCGATCTTCACCTCGGCGCCGCCCAGGAACTTCGGCGCCACCTGCTTGGCCGACTCGGGGAAGAAGTCCTTCACCTTGGTGCGGGCGGCGGTTTCCTGCACGCCGACCTTGGTGTTGTCGCCGCCCTTGTTGGCGTTCTTCGGGTTGTCCGGCCGCACCCGCGCGAAGAACTCGGCCATGCCCCAGTACTCGGTCTGCTTCCAGTCGGTGAACGGGTGGTTGTGGCACTGGGCGCACTGCAGCTGGATGCCGAGGAAGTGCTGCGTGATGCCGTCGGTCAGCTTGTCCACCGAGCGGTTGGCCAGGTAGTAGGTGACGGCCGGGTTCTCCTCCACGGTGCCGGTGGCGGTGACCAGCTCGAACACGAACACGTTCCACGGCGTGTTGGCGTTGAACTTGTCGGTGAGCCACTTCACCAGCGGGTCGCGGAGGACGAAGCGGTTGTTGGAGTCGCGGGGGAACAGCTTGGGGAACCACACGTCGGCGAGCCGCTTGCCGAAGTTGGGGCTGGCGAGCAGGTCGTCGATCAGCTTCTCGCGGCGGTCCTCGGCCTTGCTGTCGAGGAAGGCCCTGGCCTGCTCGCCGGTGGGGATGACGCCGGTCACGTCGAGGTAGACGCGGCGGACGAACTCCTCGTCGGTGGCGGCGGGCGACGTGGCGACCTTGGCGGCGGCGAGCGCCTTGTCGACCTCGGCGTCGATGATGCGGGCGAGGGCGGCGGCGTCCTTGGGGCCGCTCGGCAGCACGATCGGCTTCACGGGCACCGCGGGGCGGAGCGGCGCCTGGGCGGCGGGGTCGAGCTTGTTCTTGTTCTTGTTCTTCGCCTTCTTGTCCGCCTTCGTGGGGGCGTCCTGGGCGGTGGTCAGGTCGCCGAGGCAGATGGTGACGCCGAGCGTGACGGCGAACGCGGCGAGGAGGCGGAACGGCTTCATTGGCAAACCCTTGCGGCGACCCACGGGGCGGGCGGCGGGGTGGTTAGGGTATTCAACCCGCCGCCGGGGGGTGGGGTTCCGCGCCCGGCGGCGATTTTCCCCCGGGCCGGCGGGCGAAAAAGGGCGTCGGAGGTACGCGCCGTGGGCCGGTGACGGCTCGGTCAGGTGGTGCGGACGGCGCGGCTACTCGAGCGAGGTTCCTGGGGCGGCGTCGGTGCGCCGGCGATTCCAGGCAACCGTCCGGAGACCGAGCACACACAACACCACCCCGCAGATCACGGCGGGTAGGCCCAGCGAGAGCGCGTGAATGCCGATCGCGCGATTCTCGTCGGGGCCCACGTCGGCGAGGATTCCGAGGTACCCGAGAGCCGCAAACCCCAGGAGGGGCAAAGAAATCAGGAGGCCGGTCGCTCCGAGGGCGAGCAACATGAACCGGAGAAGACGCACAGCACTACCCCCTCTCGAACGGTCCCACGAGATCGACCCGAAGGTGTTTCCGCAAGCCCGCCGCGGCCGAACGACCCCGCTCAGCAGCGGCGGGGCACCGGAGAGTTATAGCCTGAGATCAACGAACGCCCCCGCCGGCTGCTGCAGCGACTGTGGCAGCGCTCGGCGGCCTGTCGCGTTCGGGTGCGCGAACGCATGCCGGTAAGCGATCACCGAATACGCGGCCCGGCGACGCCGGTTAGTGCTTCAGCACCGTTCGCCGTCCCGCCTTGACCTCGGCCTCACCAAGGCTCTTATCCTTCCCGGTGAGGCTGGTATCCACGAACACCGTGTAGGTTCCGGGGAACAGGGGAATCGCCGTATTGAGGAGCGGTTCGACGCCGGTACTCGTGAGTTTCACCTTCTCCTTCATGGCGTACCATGCCATGGTTTCCGGTTTGCCCTCGACCACAAGTTCGCCCGTCCAGAGGATTGTCTTCTTGCCGGCTTCGATGGTAATCCTGCGCTGCGTCTTGTTGACATCCACCACGTACGTTCCGGGAGGCAACTCGAGGGTGCCGTTGAGCAGCTTCGGGGCTTCGCCCTTGAACACCCGCTTGCCGTCCTGGAGGACATCGAACGAACCCGTGGGATCCTTCTGGTCCACTCTGACCGAGACCGCGCCCTTGGTCTTGCTGTCGTACGCCTCGAGCGTTTCTTCCTTCGGCCCCCCGGCGGGCTTGTTCTTGTCTTGGCCGGCGAGTGGGGTTTGGACCGAGGCGACTACGAGCAGCAGCACCGTGAAGGCGGGACCGCAGATTCGCATGGCGAGCTCCTCGAAACGAGGGTTATCCGATCCCGTAGCCTGGAATCTGCGGCCGAACGACCCAGCTCAGCAGCGGCGGCCGCCCGAGTGGGCTGCGAAGTCCCAGAAACCAATGTGGCGGCCCCGGCCTGCCGCGGCGCCTGGTTCGGCGTGCCTTGCTCACGGGAAGCGAGCCACGAACTCGCTGATGGCCTCGCCAACCACACGCATCTTGGCGTCGCAGGCTGGATCACTGACCATCGGGACGATGTCAAGGATCGCGGCCAGTCTGTCGAGCATGGCCGGGAACTCGGCCTCCGTCTCCGACCCCAAGAACCGCGTGTGGAAGAACCACCCGTAGACCCCGCACGTCACGGTCCAAGGAGCCGACCCGCAGTCCCGCTCCAGGGTGGCCCGCGCCCCGGCATCGTGCTCCTCGTCGCGGACGATGACGCCACCCTCGGAGCCAGGCTGGCCGAGCGTCGCCCCATTGTCGAACGGCCGCCACACTCCAAAGCCCTCCGCTGCCGAACGATGAAGCTCACCGGCCCGGCCGCGACACCAGTGTGTGGGACGGACACCCGGGGAGCAACGGGAAACAGATCAGATGGCCGGGTCCGGTGCAGCGCCGGGTTCGGCGTCTGGGGCACTGGATGCCTCGACAACCGCCACCGCACGCGGGGCTACTTCTTCGGAGTCACGTCTTCGATGTCTTGCGACTTTTCTCGATCCAGCGGGAGACGGACGATCTCTTTGGCGTCGAAATCGAGCTTCTTGAGGTCAAGCTGCCGCACCCGGCGGTTGTGCATCGTGTGGTATTGCATCACCAGGTTCTTGGTGTCGTAAGCCGTCGTCCAAATCGTCGAACTGCGCATGCCCTTCTGATTCGATTCTCCCGACCCTTCGGCCGAGGCCCCGACCGACAGGTTGAAGTTGTCGAGGATGCGGAAGATCTCGTACATCGTTTCCTTGCCGTCGTCCGTCTCCCGTGCGGTGCCAGAATAGGAGGCCACGCGGAGGAAACGCGAGGGCGACGAGAGGTCACCAGGCAGACCAAAAAGCCGGTTCCCGCCACCGAACTTCAACCCCTTCAAGTCTTCGACTTTGCGTTTTGGGAGCGGCGTGTCCAAGTTGGTGTAGTTCAGCAGGTTCTCGACGTGCCAGTTGTAGTTCGGGCCGTTCGTGATCACGCCGAGCTTTGTATCATGGATGGTCGTGACACCTTTGGTGAATTCGAGGACGAACGCCTTCCCGCTGCTATCGGTGATCATCAAGTGCACTGGTGGGACGCTGCCAATCTCCTTGACCACGCTGCCGACGACCGTCACGTCCGCCAGAGCCTTGCGAGCCTCGTCAGTCGTCGCACAGGTGGTGAGCAGGAAGGGGCAGACAGCGAGGACGTCCAACGATTTTGCCGCCTTCGCCGGGTCATACTTCGGGTATTCCGCGAACCCTTCATGGTAGAACAGGTTGACGGACAAGCCCTTCTCGTTCATGCCGTCGACGAGGTAATTCTTCTCGACCGCGTCGATCCCGACGGCCCCGTATTTCGTTTTCCACGCCAGCCCCTTTTTGCCGTCGGGGGTCGGGCTTTGAAGGTCGAACCCCCTTGGGATGATGACCACCCGTGAGCGGAGGTCGAAGGTGCCCCACTCCATCGTTCGCCCGAACACCACCGCCCCGTCCTTGGCCTTAAGAGTTAGCCCCGTACAGGCTTCGAGTCGTTGCCCCACAAGAACGAGGAACGTCAGCCCGAGGACGAGAAACCCGAGGGGCTTGGAAAGACGTTTCATCTGATGTGCTCCATTTGGAAAGGAAAATCGCTGATTGATGATAGGCGAGAAAGAAGGCTCCCGCGCATCTGTTCCGCCCTCCGCGGCCGAACAAGATAGTTAGTCTGCGCTGCTGCGCAGACTATCCATCGTGGACACCCGAACAGTTTAGCCCGGTATCCGGTCGCGCAACCTCACTCCCGCCAACCGCTTCCGGCTACCGAACCGTACCGGGCCTGCGCAGCCTATCCCGTAACCGGGACCCTGCGCACGCACCTCACCCGAGCTTGTCCGCCGGGCTCGTCACCCCCCGCCCGCCCCGGTCCCGCACGTGCGTGTAGATCATTGTCGTCTCCACGTGCTCGTGCCCCAGCAGCTCCTGCACCGTTCGGATGTCCGATTGGCCTCCAGTCGGCCGGGCAACGAGGCGGGAAAGGCCGTCCCGCGGTCCTGAAAGCCGGTCGTGCCTTGGGGTGGTGGGGCAGCCATACCGGCTACCGGAACCAACGGCCGGCGGGGCGCCGGCCCCACCACCCGGAGACACGACCGGGTTACGACCCGCACGTCGCTCCGACACTCTTTTGTGGCATGGACTCAATTCGTACCTCGACCCCCCGGGGGGGGTCGAGGCACACAATGCCCGCGGGGCGAACGTCGGCTCAGCGGAGGAACGCCACCACCTCCTCGTCCAGCCGCGCCAGCACGCCGGCCGTCTCGCGCAAACCCGCCAGCTCCTGCGGGCTCCCCTCCAGCCCGCGGGCCAGCTCCTCCACCTTCGCCGGCACCCCCGCCAGCAGCCGACCCAGCCGCCGCAGCGCGTGCTTGTCGCCGTTCGCCTTCAGCACGTCCACCGCGGTGCGGACGCGCGGCAGGCTCTCCTTCAGGTCCGCCGCCGTCGCCGCCTTCGGCCACGTGCCCGTCAGGTACTCGCGGGCCTTGGCGTGCTCGTCCGACTTCGGCTTCCACTCCTCGGCGAGCCGGTCGCGGCGGCCCTTGATCTCCGGGTCGGCGCCGATGGTCGTGAGGAGCTGGTCGTAGGTGGCCAGCGCCTCGTCCACCTCGCCGCCCTCCAGCAGCCCGCGGATGCGGACGTTCGCGGCCTGCGCCTGCACCAGCCGCGGCGCCTCCTGCCGCTTGGCGATGTCGATGACCGCCTCCAGGTCCTTGACGCGCTGGTTCAGCTGGGTGTTGCTCTCGCGCAGCCCGGCCACCTGCCGCTCGACGGCCAGCAGCAGCTCCTCGGCGCCGGCCGGCGGGTTCGGCCGGCCGCGCAGCGCCTTCACCTCGTCGAGCACGGCCAGCCCCGACGCCTCGGCGCTGGCGACCGCGCCGCGGGCCTGGGTCAGTGCCTCGTCGTTGCGGCCGCCCTTGATGAGGGCGCTGATGTTGCCGAACGCCAGGTTCTGGGCGAGGCGGGCGTCGGAGGCGCGGCCGGCGACGGCGAGCACGGCGCGCTCGTAGGCGGCCTTCTCCTCGTCCTTGGCGTCGATGGCGAACGGCAGGCCGACTGGGTCGGGGCCGAACACGGGGACGGGGAAGCGCGCCTCGCGGGTGGCGCCCAGCGCCACGGTCACGCACGCCAGGCCGTTCAACGCGCCGGCCGACTTGTAGACGCCGTCCACGGGGTTGAAGAAGTCGCGCGGGTCCACGGGGCCGGGGAGGAAGCCGCGGTCGCTGGCGCGGACGGTCGCCGCCCGCGACGGCGGGTCCTTGCTGGCGTCCGCCGACGGGTTCACGAGCCGCACCGCCACGGGCGACCGCACGGTGGCGAGCTTGAGGCAGCGGTAGCCGGCGGCGCCCGGGGGGAAGGGCGTCTTGAACGGGCTGAACACGGCGCAGGTGGCGACGCCGTCCTTGGCCACGCCGGTGACGCGGAGGTACGTGTGGTCGCGCGGCACGGCCGACAGCGCCGGCGGGGCGACGGTGCCGGGGGCCACGTCGATGAGCTTGCCGGTGGCGGTGCGCTTCTGGGTCGGGGCGGCGCGGCTCGACTGCGTGACGCGCGACACGGCGAACACGTCGTCCTTCTGCACCAGCTTGTCGAGCGGGCCGGCGGTGCCGGCGCGGATGCGGACCTTCACCACGTCGGCGTTCCCCTCCACCGGCTCGACGGTGCCGGCGGGGCCGAAGTCGCGGCCGACGAGGAGCCCGGCGGCGCGGCCGACGAGTTCCGGGGCGCGGACGCTCTGCCGCCGCACGGGCGGGGCGGCGAGGCCGCTGAACCCGTCGTACAGGCGGGCTTCCAGGTGGTACGCGCCGTCGCGGACGTCCACCCGCAGCACGCTGGTGGTGACGCCGCTCAGGTCGCGCGGGGTGTCGAGGGCGGCGAGCCCCTTGGATTCGGCCTGGAGCCAGAGCGGGTCCCACTGGTCGCGCGGCAGGGCGGCCAGGTCCGGCACTTCGACGGTGGCGACGGGGTGGGCGGCGGCGGGGAGGGCGGCCATCAGGTCGCGGCGGAGGCGGTCGCGGAACGCGGGCGTGAGGAGCGGGTGCGGCGCCGTGAGGACGACGACGCGCCAGACGCCGGGTGCGGTCGGCTCGGCGTCGAGCGGCTGGGCCGGCGCGGGGGCGGAAGCCACGACCACGGCGACAACGAGCGCGAGGGGAACGAGCCGCGACATGGGTACGCCTCGGGGGTGAGGCGCATTGTACCAGCCGGCGTGGTGAAGGGGGTGAAGGGGTGAAGGGGTGAAGGGGTGAAGGGGTGAAGGGGTGAAGGGGTGAAGGGGTGAAGGGGTGAAGGGGTGAAGGGGTGAAGGGGTGAAGGGGTGAAGGGGTGAAGGGGTGAAGGGGTGAAGGGGTGAAGGGGTGAAGGGGTGAAGGGGTGAGCGAGGCGGGGGTTGTCACCCCTTCGCCCGCTCACCCCTTCACCCCTTCATCGGCAGAAAAGAACCCGC carries:
- a CDS encoding linear amide C-N hydrolase, translating into MKRLSKPLGFLVLGLTFLVLVGQRLEACTGLTLKAKDGAVVFGRTMEWGTFDLRSRVVIIPRGFDLQSPTPDGKKGLAWKTKYGAVGIDAVEKNYLVDGMNEKGLSVNLFYHEGFAEYPKYDPAKAAKSLDVLAVCPFLLTTCATTDEARKALADVTVVGSVVKEIGSVPPVHLMITDSSGKAFVLEFTKGVTTIHDTKLGVITNGPNYNWHVENLLNYTNLDTPLPKRKVEDLKGLKFGGGNRLFGLPGDLSSPSRFLRVASYSGTARETDDGKETMYEIFRILDNFNLSVGASAEGSGESNQKGMRSSTIWTTAYDTKNLVMQYHTMHNRRVRQLDLKKLDFDAKEIVRLPLDREKSQDIEDVTPKK
- a CDS encoding DUF1501 domain-containing protein — protein: MLPQSTRRQFAQCAALGVGGVGLSGWLDVLAARAQAQPAAAAAPRRARSVVLLWMDGGPSHKDTFDLKPESRGAGEFKPVATSAAGVQISEHLPKLARHMHEGVLVRGMSTPEGAHPRAKYNLHTGYREGQGGLVYPSLGAIAAAELGRPESPVPAFVSIGGRSYGSGFLGPRYQPLMVQDAARGVEDLRASVGESQFGRRMGLLDEMERAFHGEYRAPLVTDHQTTYQRAVRLMQAREGQAFDLSKEPAAGKAKYGTGKFAEGVLMARRLVEVGVPFVEVTLGGWDTHNDVFNRVKNLSAQVDNATSALLDDLRERGLLDSTLVIWMGEFGRTPNINTRGPVPGRDHYPRAWSLAMWGGGLRGGRVVGRTDREGATVEDGKVGTADFLATVCELTGIDHTKKNETPTGRPVQIVDKPKPFTSLVV
- a CDS encoding tetratricopeptide repeat protein; this encodes MSRLVPLALVVAVVVASAPAPAQPLDAEPTAPGVWRVVVLTAPHPLLTPAFRDRLRRDLMAALPAAAHPVATVEVPDLAALPRDQWDPLWLQAESKGLAALDTPRDLSGVTTSVLRVDVRDGAYHLEARLYDGFSGLAAPPVRRQSVRAPELVGRAAGLLVGRDFGPAGTVEPVEGNADVVKVRIRAGTAGPLDKLVQKDDVFAVSRVTQSSRAAPTQKRTATGKLIDVAPGTVAPPALSAVPRDHTYLRVTGVAKDGVATCAVFSPFKTPFPPGAAGYRCLKLATVRSPVAVRLVNPSADASKDPPSRAATVRASDRGFLPGPVDPRDFFNPVDGVYKSAGALNGLACVTVALGATREARFPVPVFGPDPVGLPFAIDAKDEEKAAYERAVLAVAGRASDARLAQNLAFGNISALIKGGRNDEALTQARGAVASAEASGLAVLDEVKALRGRPNPPAGAEELLLAVERQVAGLRESNTQLNQRVKDLEAVIDIAKRQEAPRLVQAQAANVRIRGLLEGGEVDEALATYDQLLTTIGADPEIKGRRDRLAEEWKPKSDEHAKAREYLTGTWPKAATAADLKESLPRVRTAVDVLKANGDKHALRRLGRLLAGVPAKVEELARGLEGSPQELAGLRETAGVLARLDEEVVAFLR
- a CDS encoding DUF1549 and DUF1553 domain-containing protein — encoded protein: MKPFRLLAAFAVTLGVTICLGDLTTAQDAPTKADKKAKNKNKNKLDPAAQAPLRPAVPVKPIVLPSGPKDAAALARIIDAEVDKALAAAKVATSPAATDEEFVRRVYLDVTGVIPTGEQARAFLDSKAEDRREKLIDDLLASPNFGKRLADVWFPKLFPRDSNNRFVLRDPLVKWLTDKFNANTPWNVFVFELVTATGTVEENPAVTYYLANRSVDKLTDGITQHFLGIQLQCAQCHNHPFTDWKQTEYWGMAEFFARVRPDNPKNANKGGDNTKVGVQETAARTKVKDFFPESAKQVAPKFLGGAEVKIAATEPARPILARWMTAPDNPFFAKAMVNRTWAALFGSGFVNPIDDMHDDNPASHPALLDAMARDFGRNGFDVKFLYKSILLSKAYGRTSKPAAGNDKDEALFSHQAVKVMSPEQLFDSLAQATGLSQQVAARQAKNPMAKGQPSGPRDQFVNFFLAGADAFTPTEYEAGIPQALRLMNSRQLAGNPQAVRLYQTNAKDEPRAVLEKMFLATLARRPTPAEVTRLTNYVQGAGTQAEGYGDVLWAILNSSEFTMIR
- a CDS encoding DUF4397 domain-containing protein translates to MRICGPAFTVLLLVVASVQTPLAGQDKNKPAGGPKEETLEAYDSKTKGAVSVRVDQKDPTGSFDVLQDGKRVFKGEAPKLLNGTLELPPGTYVVDVNKTQRRITIEAGKKTILWTGELVVEGKPETMAWYAMKEKVKLTSTGVEPLLNTAIPLFPGTYTVFVDTSLTGKDKSLGEAEVKAGRRTVLKH